Proteins encoded by one window of Symbiobacterium terraclitae:
- a CDS encoding LysR family transcriptional regulator, translated as MLHLLESFCAAAETGSLSKAAEALHLSQPAITRQIKSLEAQLGAVLLNRTPQGVELTPAGQAVLPHARAALAAVAACRHAAAQASGTGPGRLRIAAGMMITLYTLPPVIAAFRAAYPSIPVDLLPGHHQDVLEQLIEYKADVAFIASDVSAPETKAIRLFSDPLLLVSHPQSEPVERLADLEGRTLLVLHPRAGMRQEVERALAEHRVTCRLVEHPTVETIKTAVMLQMGVAILPASAVREDVRAGRLAARPIADWPGSSRTVRAFVRAEGTLPEQVRAFIHMVKQHYRES; from the coding sequence TTGCTGCACCTGCTCGAGAGCTTCTGCGCCGCCGCCGAGACCGGCAGCCTGAGCAAGGCGGCCGAGGCACTGCACCTGTCCCAGCCGGCCATCACGCGGCAGATCAAGTCGCTGGAGGCCCAGCTGGGGGCGGTGCTCCTGAACCGCACGCCCCAGGGGGTGGAGCTGACGCCCGCCGGGCAGGCCGTGCTGCCCCACGCCCGCGCGGCCCTCGCGGCCGTGGCCGCGTGCCGTCATGCGGCCGCCCAGGCCTCGGGCACCGGCCCAGGCCGGCTCCGCATCGCCGCCGGGATGATGATCACCCTCTACACCCTGCCCCCCGTCATCGCCGCATTCCGCGCAGCCTACCCCTCGATCCCCGTGGACCTGCTGCCCGGCCACCACCAGGACGTGCTGGAGCAGCTCATCGAGTACAAGGCCGACGTCGCCTTCATCGCGTCGGACGTCTCCGCCCCGGAGACCAAGGCCATCCGCCTCTTCTCCGACCCGCTGCTGCTGGTGAGCCACCCGCAGTCGGAGCCCGTCGAGCGGCTCGCCGACCTGGAGGGGCGCACCCTGCTGGTGCTGCACCCCCGGGCGGGCATGCGGCAGGAGGTGGAGCGGGCGCTGGCCGAGCACCGGGTGACCTGCCGGCTGGTGGAGCACCCGACCGTGGAGACGATCAAGACTGCCGTCATGCTGCAGATGGGCGTGGCCATCCTCCCCGCCTCGGCCGTGCGGGAGGACGTGCGGGCCGGCCGCCTGGCCGCCCGGCCCATCGCCGACTGGCCGGGGTCCAGCCGGACGGTCCGGGCGTTTGTGCGCGCGGAGGGAACCCTGCCCGAACAGGTGAGGGCATTCATCCACATGGTCAAACAGCACTACCGCGAAAGTTGA
- a CDS encoding ZIP family metal transporter, giving the protein MGFVALVSLAAALVHVAGGWVALRLADLRGEADQVSALGAGFLLGTALLSLVPAAARTSGGAEFLALGFALFLLLRVLTGAGHHGEEGTASLWPAFAGMSLHSLIEGVALGLAVRGGGPAARLVVMGLMLHKIPEGISGAALFFTATGSPRGALSSLVLTALATVAGGVLGYLGGGATAAAGPQGLGIAAGGILYVGATELLPQVLRRRGLVWLSLVGMALVLVMLRAGGAGHAH; this is encoded by the coding sequence ATGGGCTTCGTTGCGCTGGTGTCGCTGGCTGCGGCCCTGGTCCACGTGGCCGGCGGCTGGGTCGCACTCCGCCTGGCCGACCTCCGCGGGGAGGCCGATCAGGTGTCGGCCCTCGGCGCCGGCTTCCTGCTGGGGACGGCGCTCCTCTCGCTGGTGCCCGCCGCGGCCCGCACATCCGGCGGGGCCGAGTTCCTGGCGCTGGGCTTCGCCCTCTTCCTGCTGCTCCGGGTGCTCACAGGCGCGGGGCACCACGGCGAGGAGGGTACCGCCTCGCTCTGGCCCGCCTTTGCGGGCATGAGCCTGCACAGCCTGATCGAGGGAGTGGCGCTCGGGCTGGCCGTGCGGGGGGGCGGTCCGGCGGCGCGCCTGGTCGTGATGGGGCTGATGCTGCACAAGATCCCCGAGGGGATCAGCGGCGCGGCGCTCTTTTTCACCGCCACCGGCTCGCCAAGGGGGGCCCTGTCCAGCCTCGTGCTGACCGCCCTGGCCACGGTGGCGGGGGGCGTGCTGGGCTACCTGGGCGGCGGGGCGACCGCCGCCGCGGGGCCCCAGGGCCTGGGGATCGCCGCCGGGGGCATCCTCTACGTTGGCGCGACCGAGCTGCTGCCTCAGGTGCTGCGGCGGCGGGGGCTGGTCTGGCTCTCGCTGGTGGGGATGGCGCTGGTCCTGGTCATGCTGCGCGCCGGCGGCGCGGGCCACGCGCATTAG
- the fdnG gene encoding formate dehydrogenase-N subunit alpha: protein MTLTRRDLLKTTLAAGGALSLLELGGTAEAKTAEQLKLEGAKDYKTICPYCSVGCGIQVWVKDGEVVHVNGDPEHPINEGTLCPKGASIMNLRLVAGKDNQYVPNPRRLTKVLYRAPGGTDWEEKDWDWAIERIARKVKEARDATFETKDANGVTVNRTFAMAHIGSAALDNEENYALVKMMRALGLVRVEHHARLUHSSTVAGLAPSFGRGAMTNHWVDYQNTDVFMVIGTNPAENHPISMRWINKAREKRGAKLIVVDPKFNRTAAVADLYVPLRPGTDIAFLGGLMNYALTHGRYFHEYVAKYTNASFLIHPDFKFEDGLFSGAKVGEDGQVTYDTATWQYQRDEEGNYKKDPTLQDPQCVFQLLKKHYSRYTPEMVAETCGMTVEQFLEVAELFTSTGRPDKAGNIMYAMGITQSSHGSQNVRAVAMLQLLLGNIGIPGGGVNAHRGESNVQGSTDMALLWGNLPGYLPMTTAAAHPTLAAYNATTPKSGYWTNRPKFIASLLKAWWGEHATPENDFCYEYLPKVDGRDHSHMSIFEAMGRGELKGLFAWGQNFAVGGPNVSKERSALGKLEWLVVADLFETETAAFWKGPGMNPAEIQTEVFLLPAAASYEKCGTITNSGRLIQWRDKAVEPPGDAHDDLWMADRLFKKIRELYATEGGAFPDPILKLHWDYDDGSGHPSAEKVAFEINGYTWDDKQGLTTFGNLKDDGSTACGCWIYSGYFADFENPKCRSRVKDEPGTTLGTHLGWGWSWPVNRRILYNRCSVDENGQPWDPERPLFRWDGEKFVAQDVPDFVATNPPAVSAQNPFIMMAEGVGGLWAPSGMKDGPIPEHYEPVESPFANKLNKRQFNPVAIISGKGEFGQLTPPADPNFPYICTTYRVTEHWQSGAMTRSLPWLGEMMPDMFVEISPSLAAKLGVSTGDRVEVTTARGSLVAPAMVTPRMRPVKVHGRETEIVGMPWHWGYMGMFTGASANVLTPHVGDANTQIPEYKAFLCNIRKAGGSGPVRG from the coding sequence TTGACCCTAACCCGACGCGATCTGCTCAAGACCACGTTGGCGGCGGGCGGCGCGCTCTCGCTCCTGGAGCTCGGCGGTACGGCCGAGGCCAAGACCGCGGAGCAACTGAAGCTGGAGGGCGCAAAGGACTACAAGACCATCTGTCCTTACTGCTCCGTCGGCTGCGGCATCCAGGTCTGGGTGAAGGACGGCGAGGTCGTTCACGTGAACGGCGATCCCGAGCACCCGATCAACGAGGGCACGCTCTGTCCCAAGGGCGCCTCAATCATGAACCTGCGCCTGGTGGCCGGCAAGGACAACCAGTACGTGCCGAACCCGCGCCGGCTGACCAAGGTGCTCTACCGGGCCCCCGGCGGCACCGACTGGGAGGAGAAGGACTGGGACTGGGCGATTGAGCGCATCGCCCGCAAGGTGAAGGAGGCCCGCGACGCCACCTTTGAGACCAAGGACGCAAACGGCGTCACCGTCAACCGGACCTTCGCCATGGCCCACATCGGCTCGGCGGCCCTGGACAACGAGGAGAACTACGCCCTCGTCAAGATGATGCGGGCGCTCGGCCTCGTGCGCGTGGAACACCACGCCCGTCTCTGACACAGCTCCACGGTGGCCGGTCTGGCCCCCTCATTCGGACGTGGAGCGATGACCAACCACTGGGTCGATTACCAGAACACCGACGTGTTCATGGTCATCGGCACCAACCCCGCGGAGAACCACCCCATCTCCATGCGCTGGATCAACAAGGCGCGGGAGAAGCGGGGTGCCAAGCTCATTGTCGTCGATCCCAAGTTCAACCGCACGGCAGCGGTCGCCGACCTCTACGTGCCGCTCCGCCCGGGCACGGACATCGCCTTCCTGGGCGGCCTGATGAACTACGCCCTGACCCACGGCCGCTACTTCCACGAGTACGTGGCCAAGTACACCAACGCCAGCTTCCTCATCCACCCGGACTTCAAGTTCGAGGACGGCCTCTTCTCCGGGGCGAAGGTGGGCGAGGACGGCCAGGTGACCTACGACACCGCGACCTGGCAGTACCAGCGGGACGAGGAGGGCAACTACAAGAAGGATCCCACCCTCCAGGACCCGCAGTGCGTCTTCCAGCTGCTCAAGAAGCACTACAGCCGCTACACGCCCGAGATGGTGGCGGAGACCTGCGGCATGACCGTGGAGCAGTTCCTGGAGGTGGCGGAGCTCTTCACCTCCACCGGCCGGCCGGACAAGGCGGGCAACATCATGTACGCCATGGGCATCACCCAGTCGTCCCACGGTTCGCAGAACGTGCGGGCGGTGGCGATGCTCCAGCTGCTCCTGGGCAACATCGGCATCCCCGGCGGCGGCGTGAACGCCCACCGCGGCGAGTCCAACGTGCAGGGCTCCACCGACATGGCGCTCCTCTGGGGCAACCTGCCGGGCTACCTGCCGATGACGACCGCGGCCGCCCACCCGACCCTGGCGGCGTACAACGCGACCACCCCCAAGTCGGGCTACTGGACCAACCGGCCCAAGTTCATCGCCTCGCTGCTGAAGGCCTGGTGGGGCGAGCACGCCACGCCTGAGAACGACTTCTGCTACGAGTACCTGCCCAAGGTCGACGGCCGCGACCACAGCCACATGTCGATCTTCGAGGCGATGGGCCGGGGCGAGCTCAAGGGCCTCTTCGCCTGGGGCCAGAACTTCGCCGTGGGCGGTCCCAACGTCTCCAAGGAGCGCTCGGCGCTGGGCAAGCTGGAGTGGCTCGTGGTGGCCGACCTGTTCGAGACCGAGACGGCCGCCTTCTGGAAGGGCCCGGGCATGAACCCCGCCGAGATCCAGACCGAGGTCTTCCTGCTGCCGGCCGCCGCCTCCTACGAGAAGTGCGGCACCATCACCAACTCCGGCCGCCTGATCCAGTGGCGCGACAAGGCCGTCGAGCCGCCGGGCGACGCCCACGACGACCTCTGGATGGCCGACCGGCTCTTCAAGAAGATCCGGGAGCTCTACGCCACCGAGGGCGGCGCCTTCCCCGATCCCATCCTGAAGCTGCACTGGGACTACGACGACGGCTCCGGCCACCCGTCGGCGGAGAAGGTGGCCTTCGAGATCAACGGCTACACCTGGGATGACAAGCAGGGCCTGACCACCTTCGGCAACCTGAAGGACGACGGCTCCACCGCCTGCGGCTGCTGGATCTACTCCGGCTACTTCGCCGACTTCGAGAACCCGAAGTGCCGCAGCCGGGTGAAGGACGAGCCGGGTACCACGCTGGGCACCCACCTGGGGTGGGGCTGGTCCTGGCCGGTTAACCGCCGCATCCTCTACAACCGCTGCTCGGTGGACGAGAACGGCCAGCCCTGGGATCCGGAGCGGCCCCTCTTCCGCTGGGACGGTGAGAAGTTCGTCGCCCAGGACGTGCCGGACTTCGTCGCCACCAACCCGCCCGCGGTCTCGGCGCAGAACCCGTTCATCATGATGGCGGAGGGCGTGGGCGGCCTCTGGGCCCCGTCCGGCATGAAGGACGGCCCCATCCCCGAACACTACGAGCCGGTGGAGTCGCCATTTGCCAACAAGCTGAACAAGCGGCAGTTCAACCCCGTCGCCATCATCTCCGGCAAGGGCGAGTTCGGCCAGCTGACCCCGCCCGCCGACCCCAACTTCCCCTACATCTGCACCACCTACCGCGTGACCGAGCACTGGCAGTCCGGCGCCATGACCCGGTCCCTCCCGTGGCTGGGCGAGATGATGCCCGACATGTTCGTGGAGATCTCGCCGAGCCTGGCCGCCAAGCTCGGCGTCAGTACCGGCGACCGGGTGGAGGTGACCACCGCCCGCGGCTCGCTGGTGGCCCCGGCGATGGTCACGCCCCGCATGCGCCCGGTGAAGGTGCACGGCCGGGAGACCGAGATCGTCGGCATGCCGTGGCACTGGGGCTACATGGGCATGTTCACCGGCGCATCGGCCAACGTGCTCACCCCGCACGTGGGCGACGCCAACACCCAGATTCCCGAGTACAAGGCGTTCCTCTGCAACATCAGGAAGGCCGGCGGCTCCGGCCCGGTAAGGGGGTAA
- a CDS encoding 4Fe-4S dicluster domain-containing protein has protein sequence MAYGMLIDLSKCMGCRGCQVACKQWNDLPGEQTSLGSDFTNPQKRSAYTWTTIEWFTTEVDGRTVSTFTKTGCLHCLEPACESVCIAGAIHKQENGAVTIDHDKCIGCRYCQLGCPFGVPKYEYDRVVPRMRKCNLCYSRIEAGLEPACAATCPNDAILFGERDELLKLAKQRIANGGGKYVDHVYGEHEAGGTSVMYISHVPLDLTTLNTDVTTDPVPSFTWKAMRQLPALVGGAAVLSLGLLAYSNRRARLEAEQKGGGAE, from the coding sequence ATGGCATACGGAATGCTGATCGACCTCTCCAAGTGCATGGGCTGCCGGGGCTGCCAGGTGGCCTGCAAGCAGTGGAACGACCTGCCCGGCGAGCAGACGAGCCTGGGGAGCGACTTCACCAACCCGCAGAAGCGCTCGGCGTACACCTGGACCACCATCGAGTGGTTCACCACCGAGGTGGACGGCCGGACCGTCTCCACCTTCACCAAGACCGGCTGCCTGCACTGCCTGGAGCCGGCCTGCGAGTCGGTCTGCATCGCGGGCGCGATCCACAAGCAGGAGAACGGCGCCGTCACCATCGACCACGACAAGTGCATCGGCTGCCGCTACTGCCAGCTGGGCTGCCCCTTCGGCGTGCCCAAGTACGAGTACGACCGGGTCGTGCCCCGCATGCGGAAGTGCAACCTCTGCTACAGCCGCATCGAGGCGGGCCTGGAGCCGGCCTGCGCAGCCACCTGCCCCAACGACGCGATCCTCTTCGGCGAGCGGGATGAGCTCCTGAAGCTGGCCAAGCAGCGGATTGCCAACGGGGGCGGCAAGTACGTCGACCACGTCTACGGCGAGCACGAGGCCGGCGGGACGTCGGTGATGTACATCTCGCACGTGCCGCTGGACCTGACGACCCTCAACACCGACGTCACCACCGATCCGGTGCCCAGCTTCACCTGGAAGGCGATGCGGCAGCTTCCGGCCCTGGTGGGCGGCGCGGCGGTGCTCTCGCTGGGGCTCCTGGCCTACTCCAACCGCAGGGCCAGGCTTGAGGCGGAGCAGAAGGGAGGCGGTGCGGAGTGA
- a CDS encoding aldehyde ferredoxin oxidoreductase N-terminal domain-containing protein: MVPWEYAEQILYVDLTQRTARVEPTPLALKQRYIGGAGFVARLLADSSGARAGATPRVALATGPLSEEMAGRLALGAAWAPSRRGEGERRPVFSSMGGRMAAALKGAGYDAVVLDGELDSPGVLVIEPGGVRVLDAGYLTGLEVPDVTRELLLGAGPYWANMVLGPAAEKLVPFATMVHEGHFAGGSGVACALGTKRLKAVMVRDTQDVPARCTGCTLACPAKLTPNAGRAGDLGLDAPTADRLAAWAAALVAAGMLPKPVELLTEMAYRRGVGAIFADGEAAALERLGPEAARILPALPPPKKRGGIGVADLLGTCQRVWRERPGEVLRSALVATKGLLADVG, from the coding sequence ATGGTGCCCTGGGAGTACGCCGAGCAGATCCTCTATGTGGATCTGACCCAGCGGACCGCCCGCGTCGAGCCCACGCCCCTCGCACTGAAGCAGCGCTACATCGGCGGTGCCGGCTTCGTGGCGAGGCTGTTGGCGGACTCCTCAGGTGCCCGGGCCGGGGCGACCCCGCGGGTCGCCCTGGCCACCGGCCCCCTCTCCGAGGAGATGGCGGGCCGGCTCGCCCTGGGCGCCGCCTGGGCGCCTTCCCGCCGCGGTGAGGGCGAGCGGCGCCCGGTGTTCTCCTCCATGGGCGGGCGGATGGCGGCTGCGCTCAAGGGGGCGGGCTACGACGCCGTCGTGCTCGACGGCGAGCTGGACAGCCCCGGCGTCCTGGTCATCGAGCCGGGCGGCGTGCGGGTGCTGGACGCCGGCTACCTCACCGGCCTGGAGGTGCCCGACGTCACCCGGGAGCTGCTCCTGGGCGCGGGCCCGTACTGGGCGAACATGGTGCTGGGGCCCGCGGCCGAGAAGCTGGTGCCCTTCGCCACCATGGTGCACGAGGGCCACTTCGCGGGCGGCAGCGGCGTCGCCTGCGCCCTGGGCACCAAGCGGCTGAAGGCGGTGATGGTCCGGGACACGCAGGATGTACCCGCCCGCTGCACGGGCTGCACCCTCGCCTGCCCGGCGAAGCTGACGCCCAACGCGGGGCGGGCCGGCGACCTGGGGCTGGACGCGCCCACGGCCGATCGGCTGGCCGCGTGGGCCGCCGCCCTGGTGGCTGCAGGGATGCTGCCCAAGCCCGTCGAACTCCTCACGGAGATGGCCTACCGGCGCGGCGTCGGGGCCATTTTCGCCGACGGCGAGGCCGCCGCCCTGGAGCGGCTGGGCCCGGAGGCGGCGCGCATCCTGCCTGCCCTGCCGCCGCCGAAGAAGCGGGGCGGCATCGGGGTCGCCGACCTGCTGGGCACCTGCCAGCGGGTCTGGCGGGAGCGCCCAGGCGAGGTGCTGCGTTCGGCCCTGGTGGCCACGAAGGGGCTGCTGGCCGACGTCGGCTGA
- the fdhD gene encoding formate dehydrogenase accessory sulfurtransferase FdhD yields MPDQEHQPPMPVERPATLYINDQEVVTLQTTPSHLDDWAIGFLFGEGIIRDLGEVARLSVDEDRGMIWADLPGLENLPDAGTRKRYLTAGCGKGVTFSSLKDALLLRKVDHPLAVRVDDLLAWVKEMQQNTPLYAATGGVHAAGLKNVATGELIVREDIGRHNALDKAIGAALRAGWDFTQVAALSSGRISYEAATKLGRAQIAVGATLTAATDQAVRLATHLGMDLMGYARSPKHLVIYTRSGRILT; encoded by the coding sequence ATGCCTGACCAGGAGCACCAGCCGCCCATGCCGGTGGAGCGGCCGGCCACGCTGTACATCAACGACCAGGAGGTCGTCACCCTGCAGACGACGCCCAGCCATCTCGATGACTGGGCGATCGGTTTTCTCTTCGGCGAGGGGATCATCCGCGATCTGGGGGAGGTCGCCCGGCTCTCGGTGGACGAGGACCGGGGCATGATCTGGGCGGACCTGCCCGGCCTGGAGAACCTGCCGGACGCCGGCACCCGCAAGCGCTACCTCACGGCCGGGTGCGGCAAGGGGGTCACCTTCAGCTCCCTGAAGGACGCCCTGCTGCTCCGCAAGGTAGACCATCCCCTGGCGGTGCGGGTGGACGACCTGCTGGCCTGGGTGAAGGAGATGCAGCAGAACACGCCGCTCTACGCGGCGACCGGCGGCGTGCACGCCGCCGGGCTGAAGAACGTGGCCACCGGCGAGCTGATCGTCCGGGAAGACATCGGGCGGCACAACGCCCTCGACAAGGCGATCGGCGCCGCCCTCCGGGCAGGCTGGGACTTCACGCAGGTCGCGGCGCTGAGCTCCGGCCGCATCTCCTACGAGGCGGCCACCAAGCTGGGCCGGGCGCAGATCGCCGTGGGCGCCACGCTGACCGCGGCCACCGACCAGGCCGTGCGGCTGGCCACCCACCTGGGGATGGACCTGATGGGCTACGCCCGCAGTCCCAAGCACCTGGTGATCTACACCCGGAGCGGGCGGATCTTGACCTAG
- a CDS encoding DUF881 domain-containing protein, whose product MKNAKWALGLVMMFLGLLLTTQFRITSQQNLDPTRMRAEELIAALTDREEELAAAQERIRALEQEVAELRRSLASPSTAAQLERLSLLAGTTEVTGPGVVVTLSETPEAVTAMNRVTDEDVWRVVNELFTAGAEAISVGGVRLSAVTGIRNVGERILVHETMISSPVEIHAIGDPAVLDASLKLRGGVIDLLSRWGIKVVVVRSEELVLPPVRTLPTFRHATPTTSGS is encoded by the coding sequence GTGAAGAACGCGAAGTGGGCACTGGGTCTGGTCATGATGTTCCTCGGCCTGCTCCTGACGACCCAGTTCCGGATCACCAGCCAGCAGAACCTGGACCCCACCCGGATGCGGGCCGAGGAACTGATCGCCGCGCTGACCGACCGGGAAGAGGAGCTGGCGGCGGCCCAGGAGCGCATCCGCGCCCTCGAGCAGGAGGTCGCGGAGCTGCGCCGGTCGCTGGCCTCGCCCTCCACAGCCGCGCAGTTGGAGCGGCTGTCGCTGCTGGCCGGCACGACGGAGGTCACCGGGCCGGGCGTCGTCGTGACGCTGAGCGAGACGCCGGAGGCGGTCACCGCCATGAACCGGGTGACCGACGAGGACGTCTGGCGGGTGGTCAACGAGCTGTTCACCGCCGGCGCCGAGGCCATCTCGGTGGGCGGCGTGCGCCTCTCCGCCGTCACCGGCATCCGGAATGTCGGCGAGCGCATCCTCGTGCACGAGACGATGATCTCCTCCCCGGTGGAGATCCACGCGATCGGCGATCCGGCAGTGCTGGACGCCTCGCTCAAGCTCCGGGGCGGCGTGATCGACCTGCTCTCCCGCTGGGGGATCAAGGTCGTGGTGGTGCGCAGCGAAGAGCTCGTCCTGCCCCCGGTGCGGACGCTTCCCACCTTCCGCCACGCCACGCCCACCACGAGCGGGTCGTAG
- a CDS encoding MFS transporter: protein MNPATAANRPALALLLVLSLTHGVVDLTSGAIIALLPALREAYALSYGMVGLIPLFANLTSTFTQPVFGIISDRSEMRWLLPLSLALGGLGLAAVGFVTSYWLTLAAVVISALGSAAFHPEGAHVAHNLAGGRRALAMAIYNVGGNLGYALGPAFAAALIAAFGLRGTAWAAVLPLVLAAWLLRLLPRWRAHEQEAAARRNGLAGDAATNWKGTVLITLVVILRSVMHLGMATYLPFFWIDVLQNPVATAGLVQMTYLLAGVLGTLLGAPLADRFGTKPVLVASFALLLPLQAILSFLRGWPLLIVLFGAGFLVVSTFTTTLVMTQEYMPRSLGLASGLNLGLAFGMGGLGTSILGVVADHFGVTVVMRIIACLVIPALLLTLVLPPVRTSRE, encoded by the coding sequence TTGAACCCGGCGACAGCGGCCAACCGGCCCGCGCTCGCCCTGCTGCTCGTGCTCAGTCTCACCCACGGCGTGGTCGACCTGACCTCCGGCGCCATCATCGCGCTCCTGCCGGCGCTGCGGGAGGCATACGCCCTCTCGTACGGGATGGTAGGCCTCATCCCCCTGTTCGCCAACCTCACGTCGACCTTCACGCAGCCCGTCTTCGGCATCATCAGCGACCGGTCCGAGATGCGCTGGCTGCTGCCCCTCAGCCTGGCACTGGGCGGGCTGGGGCTCGCGGCGGTGGGCTTCGTGACCAGCTACTGGCTCACGCTGGCGGCGGTGGTCATCAGCGCGCTGGGCAGCGCCGCCTTCCACCCGGAAGGGGCCCACGTGGCGCACAACCTGGCGGGCGGCCGGCGGGCGCTGGCGATGGCCATCTACAACGTGGGCGGCAACCTGGGCTACGCCCTGGGGCCGGCCTTCGCCGCGGCGCTGATCGCCGCCTTCGGGCTGCGGGGCACCGCCTGGGCGGCCGTGCTGCCTCTGGTGCTGGCCGCCTGGCTGCTGCGGCTGCTTCCCCGCTGGCGCGCCCACGAGCAGGAGGCCGCGGCCCGCCGGAACGGGCTCGCCGGGGACGCGGCCACCAACTGGAAGGGCACCGTGCTGATCACCCTGGTGGTGATCCTGCGCTCGGTCATGCACCTGGGCATGGCGACCTACCTGCCCTTCTTCTGGATCGACGTGCTGCAGAACCCCGTCGCCACCGCCGGGCTGGTGCAGATGACCTACCTGCTGGCCGGCGTGCTGGGCACCCTGCTGGGCGCCCCGCTGGCCGACCGCTTCGGCACCAAGCCGGTGCTCGTCGCCTCCTTCGCCCTGCTGCTTCCCCTGCAGGCTATTCTTTCCTTCCTGCGGGGCTGGCCGCTGCTCATCGTCCTGTTCGGGGCGGGCTTCCTGGTGGTGTCGACGTTCACCACCACGCTGGTGATGACCCAGGAGTACATGCCCCGCAGCCTCGGGCTGGCCTCGGGCCTCAACCTGGGCCTCGCCTTCGGTATGGGCGGGCTCGGCACCTCCATCCTGGGCGTGGTGGCCGACCACTTCGGCGTGACGGTCGTCATGCGGATCATCGCGTGCCTGGTGATCCCCGCACTGCTGCTGACGCTGGTGCTTCCGCCCGTGCGGACCAGCCGGGAATGA
- a CDS encoding RelA/SpoT domain-containing protein, producing the protein MPTFRDLSGVRVICLVLSQLRGIDRLIKDTFQLVSEEYQLDPTLGNEGGYPSVHYVVRLPMAYEWPRCNDIRDLVCEIQVRTVFMDAWTNVCHALSCKQPTDVPRALRRDFDALSGLFYIADTHFEMLFKAATNSRDQIDRDVREKNPFLDRELDVDSLTALLRVLYPGRWTRDCDADVDDLLQELSWAGYRTVGELKAVLDAGRDDFLEYERLYPPQTETLQFNSCGVVRMILQALDDNYVEVRRRRGLAVTSIRPMFEAIRAARQTKGQ; encoded by the coding sequence TTGCCGACATTCCGCGATCTATCCGGCGTCAGGGTGATCTGCCTTGTCCTATCCCAGCTGAGAGGGATTGATCGACTGATCAAGGACACGTTTCAGCTTGTCTCGGAGGAGTATCAGCTCGATCCAACGTTGGGGAACGAAGGCGGGTATCCATCGGTTCACTATGTTGTACGCCTACCCATGGCGTACGAGTGGCCGCGTTGCAACGACATCAGAGACCTTGTATGTGAGATTCAAGTACGTACCGTTTTCATGGATGCGTGGACGAACGTATGTCATGCCCTGTCATGTAAGCAACCGACCGATGTTCCCAGGGCGCTGAGGAGAGATTTCGATGCCCTGAGTGGCCTGTTCTACATCGCTGATACCCACTTCGAGATGCTCTTCAAGGCCGCCACGAACTCGCGGGACCAGATCGACAGGGACGTGCGCGAGAAGAATCCGTTTCTTGATCGTGAACTGGATGTCGACAGTCTGACTGCCCTTCTTCGTGTGTTGTATCCTGGCAGATGGACACGAGACTGCGATGCGGATGTTGATGACCTGCTGCAGGAGTTGTCTTGGGCGGGATACAGGACTGTGGGCGAGTTGAAAGCAGTACTTGATGCAGGCCGTGACGATTTCCTCGAGTATGAAAGGCTCTACCCTCCACAGACCGAGACGCTACAGTTTAACTCATGCGGAGTGGTCCGCATGATCCTTCAAGCACTAGACGATAACTACGTAGAAGTACGACGGAGACGGGGTCTTGCAGTTACATCGATCAGACCGATGTTCGAGGCCATCCGGGCGGCCAGGCAGACGAAGGGACAGTAG
- a CDS encoding GAF domain-containing protein: protein MLQPVQDALKESLVSALVHVPVAVLLSVVVSYVVVSVIKILRSDQTEFFWGLIKARRDHQLRSLLEKVKEEATALSALVPLFNFFNAELADLIADLSERPDSTSERITRLYNAVLAGVTQATRSPGFHRAAILLPEGPCGTLPLGLTRSLHFSSSAQQGLKFDGTSIPGRVFNSGETYYCQDTDKDRYFQRNLHSTHTYRSFVCVPIRVRGRNLGVLLVDAVPPDAFSNDDINLLHVFARYAAVLRQIELLVEYSVGEVARHANEE, encoded by the coding sequence ATGCTGCAACCTGTTCAGGACGCGCTCAAGGAGTCGCTCGTCAGCGCGCTGGTCCACGTGCCGGTCGCGGTCCTGCTCAGCGTCGTCGTGAGCTACGTGGTGGTCTCCGTCATCAAGATCCTCCGGTCGGACCAGACGGAGTTCTTCTGGGGGCTCATCAAGGCCAGGCGCGACCACCAGCTGCGCTCCCTCCTCGAGAAGGTCAAGGAGGAGGCGACCGCGCTGTCGGCGCTGGTCCCCCTGTTCAACTTCTTCAACGCCGAGCTGGCGGACCTGATCGCCGATCTGAGCGAGCGGCCTGACTCCACCAGCGAGCGGATCACCAGGCTCTACAACGCGGTCCTGGCCGGCGTGACGCAGGCCACCCGCTCGCCGGGCTTTCACCGCGCGGCGATCCTGCTGCCGGAGGGGCCCTGCGGAACGCTCCCGCTGGGCCTCACCCGCTCCCTCCACTTCTCCTCGTCGGCCCAGCAGGGGCTGAAGTTCGACGGCACCTCGATTCCCGGCCGTGTCTTCAACTCCGGCGAGACCTACTACTGCCAGGACACCGACAAGGACCGCTACTTCCAGCGGAACCTGCACTCCACGCATACATACCGCTCGTTCGTATGCGTCCCGATCCGGGTGCGCGGGCGGAACCTCGGGGTGCTGCTCGTCGACGCCGTCCCGCCCGACGCCTTCTCCAACGACGACATCAACTTGCTGCACGTGTTTGCCCGGTACGCCGCCGTTTTGCGGCAGATCGAGCTTCTGGTAGAATACTCTGTGGGGGAGGTGGCGCGCCATGCGAACGAAGAGTGA